From Methanomassiliicoccales archaeon LGM-RCC1, one genomic window encodes:
- a CDS encoding ABC transporter permease: protein MSVIDETYRVAWGDLVYMKGNLIEVLLSSLVGPLLYLLAFGFGVGGSMEDPAGYVKYIIPGIIAMTTLSATFSTVSMKILVQRLFYMSFDELLLCPLHISAIILGKTIQGVARALISCTILLVVSRLLSPEVVISPWIFVLIIVGSLMFSLLGLLAGMLTNKTQNLSLFTSIVIIPMTFLCGTLFDASALPDFAAAVIYALPLTHVSMVMRGIMLPDYTVGMDSIFIIAVYTVALFAICYYLIKSNKC from the coding sequence ATGAGTGTGATCGACGAGACCTACCGTGTTGCCTGGGGTGACCTGGTGTACATGAAGGGCAATCTCATCGAGGTTCTGCTCTCATCGCTCGTAGGGCCGCTGTTGTATCTGCTCGCATTCGGTTTCGGAGTGGGAGGGAGCATGGAGGATCCGGCAGGGTATGTCAAGTACATCATACCCGGAATCATCGCCATGACGACTCTGTCCGCAACGTTCAGCACCGTGTCCATGAAAATTCTCGTCCAGAGGCTGTTCTACATGAGCTTCGACGAGCTCCTGCTATGCCCGCTGCATATATCTGCCATAATCCTGGGGAAGACCATACAGGGAGTGGCGAGGGCGCTCATAAGCTGCACCATCCTTCTGGTGGTCAGTCGGCTCCTGTCGCCGGAGGTGGTGATCAGTCCGTGGATATTCGTACTGATCATCGTGGGAAGTCTCATGTTCTCGCTCCTCGGATTGCTGGCGGGAATGCTGACAAACAAGACGCAGAATCTCTCTCTTTTTACCAGCATCGTGATCATACCGATGACTTTCCTGTGCGGCACGCTGTTCGATGCCAGTGCGCTGCCAGATTTCGCTGCCGCGGTGATCTACGCTCTGCCTCTTACGCATGTGAGCATGGTGATGAGAGGCATAATGCTCCCCGACTACACGGTCGGCATGGACTCGATATTCATCATCGCGGTCTATACGGTGGCGCTGTTCGCAATATGCTATTATTTGATAAAGAGTAACAAATGCTGA
- a CDS encoding ABC transporter ATP-binding protein: protein MDNIIEVRDLVVKFGDFAAVDGISFDVKEGEIFGFLGPNGAGKTTSIRTITTIQKYVTGSITISGHDIKTDYLEARKLIGMSQQNISLDKDLTVRQNLKHHAIMHKIPRKDIDRIVEETAAILELQDHMDKKVSELSGGWKRKASIICAIIHEPKILLLDEPTAGLDTRSRHMLWDLVSMLNSRGTTIFLTTHYIEEAESLCDRVAIIDKGKLIAIGTVDELRDRIGRITVDTTNDDGKRRVEYFGTIPEAKEFSQTLGDRMYNIRRTTLEDVFLELTGDRGGSMQ from the coding sequence ATGGATAATATCATCGAAGTGAGGGACCTAGTGGTGAAGTTCGGAGACTTCGCCGCCGTAGACGGAATCAGCTTCGATGTCAAGGAGGGGGAGATCTTCGGTTTCCTCGGTCCCAACGGTGCGGGTAAGACCACATCCATTCGCACGATAACGACCATCCAGAAATACGTCACAGGATCCATCACCATCAGCGGACACGACATCAAGACGGATTATCTCGAGGCCAGGAAGCTCATAGGCATGTCGCAGCAGAACATCTCGCTGGACAAAGACCTAACAGTGAGGCAGAACCTGAAGCACCATGCGATTATGCACAAGATCCCCCGTAAGGATATCGACCGCATTGTGGAGGAGACGGCGGCCATACTGGAGCTGCAGGACCATATGGATAAGAAGGTCAGCGAACTATCCGGAGGGTGGAAGAGGAAGGCATCAATCATATGCGCCATCATCCATGAGCCCAAGATCCTTCTGCTGGACGAGCCCACCGCCGGTCTGGACACCCGTTCCCGTCACATGCTGTGGGATCTGGTCAGCATGTTGAATTCCAGAGGGACCACCATATTCCTCACCACGCATTACATTGAAGAGGCGGAGTCCCTCTGCGACAGGGTGGCCATCATCGACAAGGGGAAGCTCATCGCCATAGGCACAGTGGATGAATTGAGAGACAGGATCGGGAGGATTACGGTCGATACCACCAACGATGACGGAAAGCGCCGTGTCGAGTACTTCGGCACAATCCCTGAGGCCAAGGAGTTCTCACAGACTCTTGGAGACAGGATGTACAACATCAGGAGGACGACCCTGGAGGACGTATTCCTGGAGCTCACCGGTGACAGAGGAGGCAGCATGCAATGA
- a CDS encoding ABC transporter permease — protein sequence MTVIGDSFRVAWIDLVFIKRNIAVVLITCLVTPLLYIVAFGYGFGAGAEVEGFDYIAFMIPGVISMSTMTSCFNNVAVKVMIQRTYFRSFDELFLCSMKPTSIILGKAWAGMVRSLISCAVLYSIGMALTPDMHLTIQGVLMIPICCLTYALLGVVAGMLANSHLTMNLFTTLVITPMSFLSGTIFSLDALPDFAQWILYALPLTHSTACIRASILDTEFPWISLCIIILYAVAFVLISRYVVTKGRN from the coding sequence ATGACTGTCATAGGAGACTCATTTCGTGTGGCCTGGATAGACCTGGTCTTCATCAAGAGGAACATAGCGGTTGTGCTGATCACATGCCTGGTGACTCCGCTGCTGTACATTGTCGCGTTCGGATACGGATTCGGAGCGGGAGCAGAGGTCGAGGGATTCGACTACATCGCTTTCATGATCCCGGGGGTCATCTCTATGTCCACCATGACGTCGTGCTTCAACAACGTCGCCGTGAAAGTCATGATACAACGTACGTATTTCAGGAGCTTCGATGAGCTGTTCCTGTGTTCCATGAAACCTACGTCCATAATACTGGGAAAGGCATGGGCGGGAATGGTCCGCAGTCTGATCAGCTGCGCGGTCCTGTACTCTATCGGCATGGCTCTCACCCCGGACATGCATCTGACGATTCAAGGTGTCCTGATGATCCCGATATGCTGTCTCACCTATGCGCTGCTCGGAGTAGTGGCGGGAATGCTGGCGAATTCCCATCTCACGATGAATCTGTTCACGACTTTGGTAATCACACCGATGTCGTTCCTTTCGGGGACCATCTTCTCGCTCGATGCATTGCCAGATTTCGCGCAGTGGATATTGTACGCATTACCGCTCACACACTCGACCGCATGCATAAGGGCATCCATACTGGACACTGAGTTCCCCTGGATATCTTTATGCATCATCATACTGTACGCTGTAGCGTTCGTGCTCATCAGCAGATATGTCGTGACGAAGGGGCGTAACTGA
- a CDS encoding ABC transporter ATP-binding protein: protein MTDDFIISGKGITKKFGDFTAVDNIDVNVKRGEIFGFLGPNGAGKTTTIRVMTTLTPPTSGKIIIEGHEVKGLDDPVKEKVGIIQQHIALDKDVSVRENIVYHAILHHIPKKEAKERIDRLVEIMGLGPYMDHMAINLSGGWQRRVAIVSALIHNPSILVLDEPTAGLDTQSRHMLWGLIRELNAKGTTIFITTHYMDEAEELCDRIAILDHGRIIAEGSSEKLCNDLGRWTVEYKAEGGQKEYRYFHDREEANAFRDSLDESCTVTSRMTGLEDVFLELTGRDNTKATQEVEFRV from the coding sequence ATGACAGATGATTTCATAATCAGCGGTAAGGGCATCACCAAGAAGTTCGGGGATTTCACCGCAGTGGACAACATAGACGTCAACGTGAAGAGGGGGGAGATCTTCGGTTTCCTCGGTCCCAACGGTGCCGGTAAGACCACCACCATCAGGGTCATGACCACCCTCACGCCTCCCACCTCCGGCAAGATAATCATCGAGGGCCATGAGGTCAAAGGTCTCGACGACCCGGTGAAGGAGAAGGTCGGGATCATACAGCAGCACATCGCTCTGGACAAGGATGTCTCCGTCAGGGAGAACATCGTGTACCATGCGATACTCCATCATATCCCGAAGAAGGAGGCCAAGGAGAGGATCGACAGATTGGTCGAGATAATGGGTCTGGGCCCGTACATGGACCATATGGCGATCAACCTCTCAGGAGGTTGGCAGAGGAGAGTCGCTATTGTCAGCGCTCTCATCCACAATCCGTCGATACTGGTCCTTGACGAGCCCACCGCCGGCTTGGACACGCAGTCCAGGCATATGCTGTGGGGACTCATAAGGGAGCTGAATGCCAAGGGCACGACGATCTTCATCACCACTCATTACATGGACGAGGCCGAGGAACTGTGCGACAGGATCGCAATCCTCGATCACGGAAGGATCATAGCCGAGGGCTCCTCAGAGAAACTCTGCAATGACCTGGGCAGATGGACGGTCGAGTACAAGGCCGAAGGCGGCCAGAAAGAATATCGCTATTTCCACGACCGTGAAGAGGCGAATGCGTTTAGGGATTCTCTCGATGAGAGCTGTACGGTTACATCAAGGATGACCGGCTTGGAGGACGTCTTCCTGGAGCTTACTGGAAGGGACAACACCAAAGCGACGCAGGAGGTGGAGTTCAGGGTATGA
- the cobN gene encoding cobaltochelatase subunit CobN — translation MRYVNISIGTNDSFLTNKAVQEVCAAGYDIEYRNYDSADLDEDPLCLAEAVEFISGADFVTIKVHGDTSYCKKFDKLQGAIELHHVCMHLSCTDDCVTEAFRKHFIGTDDEYDLVMRYAVLGGDKNYASLMMWALRRFDNLDIEVPDPIRPITEGIYYPGLEDTSFSEYVRNLDPSKPNIGIFFYQKQWINSNIDNIDCLIRAVEELGGNPVAMFFNTYDNKVDGSKGIKRLLEEELTIDGKPVLDAAINTMSFSQTLIATPGVGDQVCEDNFYLRYGIPIIQAMTLTATEEHWRSHLEGLNPAEVAYDVVHPEFDGQIIGVPSASTESSSKGVYYYKGIKDRVYRLADMAIMWAKLRHIQNKDRKVAILLYQYPPKNADAGGAAGLDTFGSVVSILRRMKEDGYDVGNHIPEDSRELVEIMLNGLTNDTEWISKEEVEKRSLDLITPDKYDGWYQELSETVQEHIEKDWGKPTGEFYTVGKDIIVPGTIFGNILVGFQPDRGRDIQANYHDPNVLHPHQYYAYYKWLRNDFGANAVIHVGTHGTLEWLPGKSVALSGDCCPDYIQTSLPDIYPYVIGNPGEGVQAKRRAAAVIIDHMIPTMTRAGGYDDILELEGILQNFMAAKTQQQDQNLPLIRSKLREVLARMDMYNDLKLEHTCSDEELDDKFDDLYDYVVDIKENLIKDGLHILGDVSQGKRMEEDVYSLVRVDNGEIPSLRKAIASAKGYDILDIQNHASEIDARTGLMKGQVLEDVETTMESMISEMMEYGFDKQRCLSLADGYGSPEDMMKVITFICDELHPNLLKMGKEVDSVMEALQGRFIEPGPSGCPTRGRAQILPTGRNFYSIDPDAVPWHSSWEIGKKMADQMLERFVDEHGSYPKNIGIVMWATDTMKTGGDDTAYVLWLMGIRPVWTGYAGRVKDLEVIPVSELGRPRIDVTLRISGLFRDTFPNLVRMIDRAVRMAMELDETEEENYLLANLRKDIVTSIEEGMPEDQAREDAMIRIFGDAPGSYGSGTNILIRTSDWKDPSELGKIYRDYGEYAYGIGRYGERKSDAFRHRLMSMDVTVKNSVSREYDMFDNDDVYTDLGGFNAAVKSVKGELPMSVIGFSADTSNIKTKTIDEEGRYIFRSKINNPKWFEGLKPHGFKGAQEISKMTEYVFGWDATSDIIEGWEYKSIADNFLFNKENAEWFRDANPYAMMEVTSRLLEAIYRKMWDADDETRERLLQLYEDLEGELEEINDR, via the coding sequence GTGCGGTATGTCAATATATCGATAGGGACCAATGACAGTTTCCTAACGAACAAGGCGGTGCAGGAGGTCTGCGCCGCGGGATACGACATCGAGTACCGCAACTACGACAGTGCGGATCTCGACGAGGACCCGCTGTGCCTGGCCGAAGCGGTTGAATTCATCTCCGGGGCCGATTTCGTCACCATCAAGGTCCACGGGGACACATCCTACTGCAAGAAGTTCGACAAGCTCCAGGGTGCCATCGAGCTCCATCATGTGTGCATGCACCTGAGCTGTACGGACGACTGTGTCACCGAGGCCTTCAGGAAGCACTTCATCGGTACCGACGATGAGTACGATCTCGTGATGAGGTATGCGGTACTGGGAGGGGACAAGAACTACGCCTCACTGATGATGTGGGCGCTCAGGAGATTCGATAATCTGGATATCGAGGTGCCAGACCCCATCCGTCCGATCACAGAGGGGATATACTACCCCGGGCTGGAGGACACGTCGTTCTCGGAGTACGTGAGGAACCTCGATCCGTCGAAGCCCAACATCGGGATATTCTTCTATCAGAAGCAGTGGATCAACTCTAACATCGACAACATCGACTGCCTGATCAGAGCGGTGGAGGAACTGGGAGGGAACCCCGTCGCCATGTTCTTCAACACCTACGACAACAAGGTGGACGGTTCCAAGGGAATCAAGAGGCTTCTGGAGGAGGAACTCACCATCGATGGGAAGCCAGTTCTAGATGCTGCGATCAACACGATGAGCTTCAGTCAGACGCTCATCGCCACCCCTGGTGTGGGAGACCAGGTCTGCGAGGACAACTTCTATCTGAGATACGGGATCCCGATCATCCAGGCCATGACCCTCACAGCCACGGAGGAGCACTGGCGCTCCCACTTGGAGGGATTGAATCCAGCGGAGGTCGCCTATGATGTCGTCCATCCGGAATTCGACGGACAGATCATCGGTGTTCCCAGCGCCAGCACAGAATCATCCTCCAAGGGAGTCTACTATTACAAGGGGATTAAGGACAGGGTCTATAGATTGGCCGACATGGCGATCATGTGGGCGAAGCTGCGCCACATCCAGAACAAGGATAGGAAGGTCGCGATCCTTCTCTATCAGTATCCGCCGAAGAACGCGGATGCCGGAGGGGCCGCAGGTCTGGATACATTCGGCAGCGTCGTGAGCATCCTAAGGAGGATGAAGGAGGATGGATACGATGTAGGGAACCACATCCCGGAGGATTCCAGAGAGTTGGTCGAGATCATGCTCAACGGTCTGACCAATGATACGGAATGGATCTCCAAGGAGGAGGTGGAGAAGCGCTCTCTGGACCTGATAACCCCGGATAAGTACGACGGATGGTACCAGGAGTTATCAGAAACGGTGCAGGAGCATATCGAGAAGGACTGGGGAAAGCCTACCGGTGAATTCTATACGGTCGGTAAAGACATCATCGTCCCCGGAACGATATTCGGGAACATCCTCGTCGGATTCCAGCCCGACAGGGGCAGGGACATACAGGCGAACTACCACGATCCCAATGTCCTGCACCCCCATCAGTATTACGCTTACTACAAATGGCTGAGGAACGACTTCGGGGCCAACGCGGTGATCCACGTGGGCACCCACGGCACCCTGGAGTGGCTTCCGGGCAAATCGGTGGCGCTCAGCGGGGACTGCTGTCCCGATTACATCCAAACCTCGCTGCCGGACATCTACCCTTATGTGATAGGCAACCCCGGAGAGGGGGTTCAGGCCAAGAGGAGGGCCGCGGCGGTCATAATCGACCACATGATCCCCACCATGACCCGTGCCGGAGGCTACGATGACATCCTCGAACTGGAAGGCATCCTCCAGAACTTCATGGCCGCAAAGACGCAGCAGCAGGACCAGAACCTGCCGTTGATAAGGTCGAAGCTCAGGGAGGTCCTGGCGAGGATGGACATGTACAACGACCTAAAGCTGGAGCATACATGCTCTGACGAGGAACTCGACGATAAGTTCGACGACCTCTACGATTACGTCGTAGACATCAAGGAGAACCTGATCAAGGATGGATTGCACATACTCGGCGACGTCTCACAGGGCAAGAGGATGGAGGAGGACGTGTACAGCCTCGTCCGTGTGGACAACGGTGAGATACCTTCGCTCAGGAAGGCGATCGCCTCAGCGAAAGGATACGATATCCTTGACATCCAGAATCACGCTTCAGAGATCGACGCGAGGACCGGTTTGATGAAGGGACAGGTGCTGGAGGATGTGGAGACCACGATGGAATCCATGATATCCGAGATGATGGAGTACGGATTCGACAAGCAGCGCTGCCTGTCCTTGGCGGATGGATACGGAAGTCCGGAGGACATGATGAAGGTCATAACATTCATCTGCGACGAGCTCCACCCCAACCTCCTGAAGATGGGCAAGGAGGTGGACAGCGTCATGGAGGCCCTCCAGGGAAGGTTCATCGAGCCCGGCCCGTCGGGATGCCCGACCAGGGGCAGGGCCCAGATCCTGCCCACGGGAAGGAACTTCTATTCGATAGATCCGGACGCGGTCCCCTGGCATTCGAGCTGGGAGATAGGGAAGAAGATGGCCGACCAGATGCTGGAGAGGTTCGTCGATGAGCACGGAAGCTATCCGAAGAACATCGGAATCGTGATGTGGGCCACGGATACCATGAAGACCGGCGGCGACGACACCGCATACGTCCTTTGGCTGATGGGGATCCGCCCCGTATGGACCGGTTACGCCGGTCGCGTGAAGGACTTGGAGGTCATCCCGGTCTCGGAGCTGGGAAGGCCGAGGATCGATGTGACCCTCAGGATAAGCGGATTGTTCAGGGACACGTTCCCCAACCTCGTGAGGATGATAGACAGGGCCGTGCGCATGGCCATGGAGCTGGACGAGACGGAGGAGGAGAACTACCTTCTCGCGAACCTCAGGAAGGACATAGTCACATCGATTGAGGAAGGCATGCCCGAAGACCAGGCCAGGGAGGATGCGATGATACGCATCTTCGGCGATGCCCCGGGCAGCTACGGTTCCGGAACCAACATACTGATCAGGACATCCGACTGGAAGGACCCTTCCGAGCTCGGAAAGATCTATCGCGACTACGGCGAGTATGCATACGGCATCGGCAGGTACGGGGAGAGGAAGTCCGATGCATTCAGGCACAGGCTCATGAGCATGGACGTCACGGTTAAGAACAGCGTCAGCAGGGAATACGACATGTTCGACAACGACGATGTCTACACAGACCTGGGAGGATTCAACGCAGCAGTGAAATCCGTCAAGGGGGAGCTTCCCATGTCGGTTATAGGCTTCTCCGCCGACACAAGCAACATTAAGACCAAGACGATCGACGAAGAAGGCCGCTATATCTTCCGCAGCAAGATCAACAACCCGAAGTGGTTCGAGGGATTGAAGCCCCATGGATTCAAGGGTGCCCAGGAGATATCCAAGATGACCGAGTACGTCTTCGGATGGGACGCCACCTCCGATATCATCGAAGGGTGGGAATACAAATCCATAGCCGACAATTTCCTGTTCAACAAGGAGAACGCCGAGTGGTTCAGGGACGCCAACCCATATGCGATGATGGAGGTCACCAGCAGGTTGCTGGAGGCCATCTACCGCAAGATGTGGGATGCGGACGACGAGACTAGGGAGAGGCTCCTGCAACTGTACGAGGACCTGGAAGGGGAGCTGGAGGAGATCAATGACAGATGA
- a CDS encoding VWA domain-containing protein, with protein sequence MPPVDLRSFPFSAVLGMEDAKRAMQCMLVNPNIRTVMIRGGQGSAKTVLARSVGRICGKNIINVPVNVSEEQLFGGMDIDATIKEGKAVMQPGLLSRADGNIVYVDDVNLMDQRILMSLLNSVIEGRVVLEREGVSAEYTVDTMLIATMNPNDSDVSSHVLDRFDLCAYAAFPQEDDRKAEILRRNMDFQKDPASFVSLYKEEEDQLISNIVRAQKILPLVSMSDDLMGVSVELAMKVLADGYRGDICMVNTAKALAALNGRDEVMKKDVEEAAMLCLAHRRNYVQEPPPQPPEPPEEEQDDQDEEPPEDQDQNDQQEPEPPEEEQDDRQQDPPPEPPDMDFQQLLDDMVFEIGEQFRVVDYLNDGPRKVSKTSAKKGRRMMVESSDSSGRYARSRIPADKTHDIAFDATVRAAAPFQKGREHEGLTISIQKQDIREKVREMRAGCTILFLVDASGSLGVRKRMTAVKGAVLSMLRDSYVKRDRIGMMAFRRDSAELVLPPTRSVEYSYRKLEEMPTGGKTPLAQALITVNDYMTSYSRSHVGEMCYIVIITDGRANVALSEGANANDEVLKLAEDMAIPQVKWIVIDASAGFIRFDNAEKLAQALEGTYFRLEDLNADRLAESVRAVIR encoded by the coding sequence ATGCCTCCAGTCGATCTGAGGTCCTTCCCATTCTCAGCAGTCCTCGGCATGGAGGACGCCAAGAGGGCCATGCAGTGCATGCTGGTCAATCCCAACATAAGGACGGTCATGATAAGGGGCGGGCAGGGTTCCGCCAAGACCGTACTCGCAAGGTCCGTGGGACGTATCTGCGGTAAGAACATAATCAACGTTCCCGTGAACGTATCCGAGGAGCAGCTCTTCGGAGGGATGGACATCGACGCCACCATCAAGGAGGGCAAGGCCGTCATGCAGCCCGGGCTCCTGTCCAGGGCCGACGGGAACATCGTCTACGTCGATGACGTGAACCTCATGGACCAGAGGATACTGATGTCCCTCCTGAATTCTGTCATCGAAGGCAGGGTTGTTCTGGAGAGGGAAGGCGTCTCCGCGGAATACACCGTGGACACCATGCTGATAGCAACCATGAATCCCAACGATTCCGATGTGAGCTCGCATGTCCTGGACCGCTTCGATCTCTGTGCATATGCCGCATTCCCCCAGGAGGATGACAGGAAGGCGGAGATCCTCAGGCGTAACATGGACTTCCAGAAGGATCCCGCATCATTCGTCTCACTTTACAAAGAAGAAGAGGATCAGCTCATCTCCAACATCGTGAGGGCGCAGAAGATCCTGCCCCTGGTCTCGATGTCCGATGATCTGATGGGAGTATCAGTCGAACTTGCGATGAAGGTGCTGGCCGATGGTTACCGCGGCGACATATGCATGGTCAACACGGCCAAGGCGCTCGCGGCGCTCAACGGCCGCGACGAGGTCATGAAGAAGGACGTCGAAGAGGCGGCAATGCTCTGTTTGGCACACAGGCGCAACTATGTGCAGGAGCCTCCGCCGCAGCCGCCCGAACCTCCGGAGGAGGAACAGGACGATCAGGATGAGGAACCGCCCGAGGATCAGGATCAGAACGACCAGCAGGAGCCCGAGCCCCCGGAGGAGGAACAGGACGATCGGCAGCAGGACCCCCCTCCGGAGCCGCCGGATATGGATTTCCAGCAGTTGCTGGATGACATGGTCTTCGAGATAGGGGAGCAGTTCAGAGTGGTCGATTACCTCAACGACGGTCCGAGGAAGGTCTCGAAGACATCCGCCAAGAAGGGCCGCAGAATGATGGTCGAGAGTTCGGATTCCTCCGGACGCTACGCCAGGTCCAGGATCCCGGCCGATAAGACTCACGACATAGCATTCGACGCCACTGTCAGAGCAGCGGCCCCTTTCCAGAAGGGGAGGGAACACGAGGGGCTGACCATCAGCATCCAGAAACAGGACATCAGGGAGAAGGTCCGCGAGATGCGTGCAGGATGCACCATACTGTTCCTGGTGGATGCCAGCGGTTCCCTGGGGGTCAGGAAGAGGATGACCGCCGTGAAGGGCGCAGTCCTATCCATGCTCAGGGACAGCTATGTGAAGAGGGACAGGATCGGAATGATGGCCTTCAGGCGCGATTCTGCCGAGTTGGTCCTTCCTCCGACAAGGTCGGTGGAGTACAGCTATAGGAAACTGGAGGAGATGCCGACCGGCGGGAAGACCCCGCTGGCCCAGGCCCTCATCACCGTCAACGATTACATGACATCCTATTCCCGCTCCCATGTCGGAGAGATGTGCTACATCGTAATCATCACGGACGGACGCGCGAATGTCGCGTTGAGCGAGGGCGCCAATGCCAACGACGAGGTCCTGAAGCTCGCCGAGGACATGGCGATCCCGCAGGTCAAGTGGATCGTCATCGATGCGAGTGCGGGATTCATACGGTTCGACAACGCCGAGAAGCTCGCTCAGGCACTAGAGGGAACTTACTTCAGGCTCGAGGACCTCAACGCGGACAGGCTTGCGGAGAGCGTGAGAGCGGTCATCCGCTGA
- a CDS encoding AAA family ATPase — MEKLLFPFVSIVGQEDMKRALLLNMVDPGIGGALIKGEKGTAKSTTVRSLAQILPYRDTVEGCVFNCDPSRPDRLCPYCAEKLAKGEKLVPEQVQMRVVELPLSATEDRVAGTLDIEHVLKTGEKKFEPGVLAQANGNLLYVDEVNLLDDHIVDLLLDSAAMGVNYIEREGVSFSHPSRFILVGTMNPEEGELRPQLLDRFGLSVDVKGDKDMEMRMEVVKRRVAFDADPAKYTAECKAETDAMREKITKARELLPKVVTDDSIIRAIVSITTSFGIDGHRADITMMKAAKANAALDGRTDVNKDDIRAVAALVLSHRMRRRPFEEAAFDTEELERCLQSI, encoded by the coding sequence ATGGAGAAACTCCTATTCCCGTTCGTATCGATCGTAGGCCAAGAGGACATGAAGAGGGCTCTCCTCCTCAACATGGTGGACCCCGGAATCGGCGGTGCGCTCATCAAAGGAGAGAAGGGTACCGCCAAGTCGACCACCGTCCGTTCGTTGGCGCAGATACTTCCCTACAGGGACACTGTTGAAGGTTGTGTCTTCAACTGCGATCCCTCCAGGCCTGACAGGCTATGTCCCTATTGCGCAGAGAAGCTGGCAAAAGGAGAGAAACTTGTCCCTGAACAGGTCCAGATGAGGGTCGTGGAGCTTCCCTTGAGTGCGACCGAAGACCGTGTCGCGGGAACCCTGGACATCGAGCACGTACTGAAGACCGGCGAGAAGAAGTTCGAGCCCGGAGTCCTGGCGCAGGCCAACGGGAACCTGCTGTACGTGGACGAGGTCAATCTTTTGGACGATCACATCGTAGATCTCCTCCTGGACTCCGCAGCCATGGGAGTCAATTACATCGAGAGGGAGGGCGTGTCCTTCTCCCATCCGTCGCGTTTCATCCTCGTGGGGACCATGAATCCCGAAGAGGGAGAGCTCAGGCCCCAGCTCCTGGACAGATTCGGATTATCCGTGGACGTCAAGGGTGACAAGGACATGGAGATGCGCATGGAGGTCGTGAAGCGCAGGGTCGCTTTCGATGCCGACCCCGCGAAGTACACTGCGGAGTGCAAGGCGGAGACCGATGCCATGCGTGAGAAGATCACCAAGGCGAGGGAGCTCCTTCCCAAGGTCGTGACCGACGATTCCATCATCAGGGCGATCGTATCCATCACCACCTCGTTCGGGATCGACGGCCACAGGGCCGACATCACCATGATGAAGGCCGCCAAGGCCAATGCGGCCCTGGACGGCAGGACCGATGTCAACAAGGATGACATCAGGGCCGTGGCGGCACTCGTCCTTTCGCACCGCATGAGGCGCAGACCCTTCGAGGAGGCCGCATTCGATACGGAGGAGCTCGAGAGATGCCTCCAGTCGATCTGA
- a CDS encoding ABC transporter ATP-binding protein, producing the protein MEIDANKMFFGYTDLDVLKDISLNITGPQLVSILGPNGVGKSTLIHCINKILSPSGGTILLDSKDVKDYNYKEMAKKIGYVPYTSPDTFPLTVVDTVLLGRHPHAGWKTTDEDLDIVYDTLKMLGIDDLAMRPFNELSAGQHQRVILARGLVQRPQILLLDEPTSNLDIKHQLGISRMLRDLSRQEKILVIMISHDINIAAKYSDSIILMHEGSIFAVGKPKDVITEENILTVYGVKCKIIDDNGSPHLIMSDGFDDTLPENPDSSCDGFSHCC; encoded by the coding sequence ATGGAAATAGATGCGAACAAGATGTTTTTCGGCTACACGGACCTGGATGTTCTGAAGGACATCAGCTTGAACATCACCGGCCCACAGCTGGTCAGCATTCTGGGTCCGAATGGTGTCGGCAAATCCACACTCATCCATTGCATCAACAAGATCCTGTCTCCAAGCGGAGGGACCATACTTCTTGATTCGAAAGACGTTAAGGATTACAATTACAAGGAAATGGCAAAGAAAATCGGGTACGTGCCCTACACCTCGCCGGATACATTTCCCTTAACCGTGGTGGACACTGTTCTTTTGGGTAGGCACCCTCACGCGGGGTGGAAGACCACCGACGAAGATCTAGACATCGTATATGATACTTTGAAGATGTTGGGCATCGACGATCTGGCCATGAGGCCCTTCAATGAACTCTCCGCAGGCCAGCATCAGCGCGTTATTTTGGCAAGGGGATTAGTCCAGAGGCCGCAAATTCTTCTATTGGACGAACCAACTTCGAATCTGGACATCAAACACCAGTTGGGGATATCAAGGATGCTTAGGGATCTGTCCCGCCAAGAGAAGATTCTCGTGATAATGATAAGTCACGACATTAACATCGCGGCCAAGTATTCGGACAGCATCATCCTGATGCACGAGGGGTCCATCTTCGCGGTCGGTAAGCCCAAGGATGTAATTACCGAGGAGAACATTCTCACCGTATACGGGGTCAAGTGCAAGATCATCGACGACAACGGCAGTCCTCATCTCATCATGAGCGACGGTTTTGACGACACCTTGCCGGAGAACCCCGATTCCTCATGTGATGGATTCTCTCATTGTTGCTGA